One Bos taurus isolate L1 Dominette 01449 registration number 42190680 breed Hereford chromosome 3, ARS-UCD2.0, whole genome shotgun sequence DNA window includes the following coding sequences:
- the LOC786350 gene encoding protein S100-A7 yields MSGFQLEQAITDLINLFHKYSGSDDTIEKEDLLRLMKENFPNFLSACEKRGRQYLSDIFEKKDKNKDKKIDFSEFLSLLADIATDYHNHSHGAQLCSGGNQ; encoded by the exons ATGAGCGGCTTTCAGCTTGAGCAGGCCATTACAGACTTGATCAACCTGTTTCACAAATACTCGGGATCCGATGACACCATCGAGAAGGAGGACCTGCTGCGGCTGATGAAGGAGAACTTCCCCAACTTCCTCAGTGCCTGT GAGAAAAGGGGCAGACAATACTTGTCCGATATCTTTGAGAAAAAGGACAAGAATAAGGACAAGAAGATTGACTTTTCTGAGTTCCTGTCCTTGCTGGCGGACATAGCCACAGATTACCACAACCACAGCCACGGAGCACAGCTCTGTTCTGGGGGAaatcagtga